In Xenorhabdus poinarii G6, the following are encoded in one genomic region:
- a CDS encoding phage terminase small subunit P27 family, whose protein sequence is MARAPKPPVYLNDIAAEQWKSKAKILNEREDLSPADWNNLELYCVNYAIYRKAVEDIEVRGFAVEGSRGAATSNPSLKAKADAEKIMIKMSSLLGFDPVSRRRNPIESDEPDDLDALIA, encoded by the coding sequence ATGGCAAGAGCACCCAAACCCCCGGTTTATTTGAACGACATCGCCGCCGAGCAATGGAAATCAAAAGCCAAAATTCTCAATGAACGGGAAGATCTCAGTCCGGCGGACTGGAACAACTTAGAACTGTATTGCGTCAACTATGCGATTTACCGTAAAGCCGTTGAAGACATTGAAGTGCGCGGGTTCGCGGTGGAAGGTTCACGCGGCGCAGCGACCAGCAATCCGTCACTGAAAGCGAAAGCGGATGCCGAAAAAATCATGATAAAAATGTCGTCGTTGCTCGGTTTTGATCCCGTATCCCGGCGCCGGAATCCGATAGAAAGTGACGAACCTGATGATTTAGACGCACTGATAGCCTGA
- a CDS encoding HNH endonuclease signature motif containing protein: MPWQPLKRCSYPNCRERVKSGRCEQHQRETRRQQDKQRGPRTQRGYSNQWGKYRLMYLKANPLCVMCLKANTYTPATIVDHIIPIDGDSDVLFWPDFNHQSVCHRCHNTKTFTQDPITKQKRKRGEYREQEESAVPRHDWMYQS; the protein is encoded by the coding sequence ATGCCGTGGCAACCCTTAAAACGTTGTAGCTACCCGAACTGCCGCGAGAGGGTGAAATCAGGCCGATGTGAACAACACCAACGGGAAACCAGACGTCAGCAGGATAAGCAACGAGGCCCCCGAACCCAACGCGGCTATAGCAATCAATGGGGTAAGTATCGGCTGATGTACCTTAAAGCGAACCCTTTATGTGTGATGTGTCTGAAAGCCAATACCTACACCCCGGCAACCATTGTTGATCACATTATCCCGATAGACGGTGACAGTGATGTGTTGTTCTGGCCTGACTTCAATCATCAATCCGTATGCCATCGCTGCCATAACACCAAGACGTTTACCCAAGACCCGATAACCAAGCAGAAACGCAAGCGCGGTGAATATCGGGAACAGGAAGAAAGCGCGGTGCCGCGTCATGACTGGATGTATCAATCATGA
- a CDS encoding HK97 family phage prohead protease, translated as MNNDFEIRTASLSASDKKLTGYVIKWNSRSQILWDEFVEQFAPNAFRASLTAKTDVRALYEHDHMNLLGRTTSGTLQLSEDATGLRFELTPPDTQLGRDVLTLVERGDISGMSFGFRALKDQWDVGQEPYVRTVLEAELREITITSLPAYPESGVEIARRSLNAAKPRDADLRHYWLQLSEV; from the coding sequence ATGAATAACGATTTTGAAATCCGCACTGCCTCACTGTCTGCCAGTGATAAAAAACTGACCGGCTATGTGATTAAGTGGAACAGCCGATCCCAAATCCTATGGGATGAATTTGTTGAACAATTCGCCCCGAATGCCTTTCGTGCCAGCTTGACGGCAAAGACTGATGTTCGGGCATTGTATGAACATGATCATATGAACCTGTTAGGCCGCACCACCTCCGGTACGTTGCAGTTGAGTGAAGATGCCACCGGACTACGCTTTGAGTTAACCCCGCCTGATACGCAATTAGGGCGCGATGTGTTAACGCTGGTTGAACGTGGCGATATTTCCGGGATGTCCTTCGGGTTCAGGGCATTGAAGGATCAGTGGGATGTGGGTCAGGAACCTTACGTCAGAACCGTCTTAGAAGCCGAATTACGGGAAATCACCATCACTAGCTTACCCGCCTATCCTGAAAGTGGGGTCGAGATTGCCAGGCGTTCACTGAATGCCGCTAAACCCCGTGATGCCGATTTGCGTCATTACTGGCTGCAACTGTCCGAGGTGTAA
- a CDS encoding phage major capsid protein, giving the protein MKKLLELRQQKATLTEQMRTLLTKAEGEKRSLTEDEAKQFDELRNQSDTLNTEIARYESIADEERSQVKNQPASETLSNDELRHYILTGETRTLSTGVPSGGGYTVIPELNKQIMQQLADESVMRRICTIKTTRSNEYKQLVSVGGAAVTHGEEGKARGETGTPKMEEVSIKLFPIYAYPKTTQEIIDFSDVDILGWLTSEIADTFVDTEETDLVSGDGSKKAKGFLSYPRDTQADKVRAFGTLQKLDAATLSADSLIDLKFLLKNKYRKNAVWVMNSTTAAQVQKLKNGNGDYIWRERLQAGDPDLLLGLSVHYLEFMPDGVIGLGDFKRGYFIVDHETGTRTRPDNITEPGFYKVHTDKYLGGGLVDSNAIKVLEVKAASK; this is encoded by the coding sequence ATGAAAAAATTACTCGAATTACGCCAGCAAAAGGCCACTCTTACCGAACAAATGCGCACCCTGCTCACCAAGGCCGAAGGTGAAAAGCGTTCCCTGACCGAAGATGAAGCGAAGCAGTTTGACGAACTGCGCAACCAGTCCGACACGCTGAATACGGAAATCGCCCGTTATGAGTCAATTGCTGATGAAGAACGCAGTCAGGTCAAGAATCAGCCTGCCAGTGAAACACTCAGCAATGACGAACTGCGCCACTATATTCTGACCGGCGAAACCCGTACCCTGTCTACAGGCGTCCCCTCAGGGGGCGGCTATACCGTTATCCCGGAACTGAATAAACAAATCATGCAGCAACTGGCTGATGAGTCGGTCATGCGCCGGATTTGTACCATTAAGACCACCCGCAGCAACGAATATAAACAGTTGGTTTCAGTCGGTGGGGCAGCCGTGACACACGGCGAAGAAGGTAAGGCACGCGGTGAGACGGGCACGCCGAAGATGGAAGAAGTCAGCATCAAGCTGTTCCCGATTTACGCCTATCCTAAAACCACCCAAGAGATTATCGATTTTAGCGATGTGGATATCTTGGGCTGGCTGACGTCAGAAATTGCCGACACCTTCGTTGATACCGAAGAAACTGACCTTGTGAGCGGTGACGGCAGCAAAAAAGCGAAAGGCTTCTTGTCTTATCCCCGTGACACTCAAGCCGATAAGGTACGTGCATTTGGCACGTTACAGAAGCTGGACGCTGCCACGCTTTCCGCCGATAGCCTGATTGACCTGAAATTCTTACTCAAAAATAAATACCGTAAAAATGCGGTGTGGGTAATGAACTCCACGACCGCCGCGCAGGTGCAGAAGCTAAAAAACGGCAACGGCGATTATATCTGGCGTGAGCGTTTACAGGCCGGTGATCCGGATCTGCTGCTGGGCTTGTCTGTCCATTACCTTGAATTTATGCCGGATGGCGTGATTGGTCTGGGTGACTTCAAGCGCGGCTATTTCATCGTTGACCATGAGACAGGCACCCGTACCCGCCCTGACAATATTACCGAACCGGGCTTCTATAAGGTACATACCGATAAATATCTGGGCGGCGGTCTGGTGGACTCCAACGCCATCAAGGTGCTGGAAGTGAAAGCAGCCAGTAAATAA
- a CDS encoding DUF1240 domain-containing protein: MNSKYFKVLGAIILLLLVTFMIGVIIDDAVSLILMKDEITFSATVVMVVMSSPLLFYAFSGFVFFFIFDRLPKFNKIIVNYLVRLAILSFIISLPVSFYVSYKLKRDGYLTCDKISWMSPTTYVKDIKLCN; encoded by the coding sequence GTGAATAGTAAATACTTTAAAGTATTAGGTGCGATAATATTATTATTGTTAGTAACATTTATGATTGGTGTCATCATTGATGATGCTGTTTCATTAATATTAATGAAAGATGAAATAACATTTTCTGCCACTGTTGTCATGGTTGTTATGTCTTCACCTCTATTATTTTACGCGTTTTCAGGCTTTGTTTTTTTCTTTATCTTTGATAGGTTACCAAAATTTAACAAGATAATTGTTAACTATCTGGTTAGATTAGCAATTTTATCATTTATCATCAGCTTACCTGTCTCTTTTTATGTTAGCTATAAGTTAAAACGTGATGGTTATCTGACATGCGATAAAATTTCATGGATGTCACCTACTACTTATGTTAAAGATATTAAGTTATGTAATTGA
- a CDS encoding DUF2815 family protein: protein MKISLKQVRLAFPDLFEATQVNGQGDFKFRSTFLIPKERKDLIAEIEVAIKKVATEKWGARAEGIIKSIRGNNMRFNFRDGDDKPDYDGYAGNMYISASNKSRPLVIDRDRSPLTAQDGKPYSGCYVNATISIFAYENNGKGISASLSGVQFFRDGDAFAGGGVASVDDFDDISEGADAEADVFN, encoded by the coding sequence ATGAAAATTAGTTTAAAACAAGTGCGTCTGGCATTCCCTGATTTATTTGAAGCAACTCAGGTTAATGGGCAAGGCGATTTTAAATTCCGTTCCACGTTCCTAATTCCAAAAGAGCGCAAAGATTTAATTGCCGAAATTGAGGTTGCAATTAAGAAAGTGGCTACCGAAAAATGGGGAGCTAGAGCTGAGGGTATTATTAAAAGCATTCGCGGAAACAACATGCGATTTAATTTCCGTGATGGCGATGATAAACCGGATTACGACGGTTACGCGGGTAATATGTATATTTCCGCCAGTAACAAATCGCGGCCACTGGTTATTGATCGCGACCGTTCGCCACTCACGGCACAGGATGGTAAACCGTATTCCGGCTGCTATGTTAACGCCACTATCAGTATTTTTGCGTATGAAAATAACGGCAAAGGCATTTCGGCATCGCTCTCAGGGGTTCAGTTCTTCCGAGATGGTGACGCATTCGCAGGTGGCGGCGTCGCCTCAGTAGACGATTTTGACGATATCAGCGAAGGGGCTGACGCCGAAGCCGACGTTTTTAATTGA
- a CDS encoding Nmad5 family putative nucleotide modification protein: MTQKVLTKDIKSEIVKNALIKAGIFEKDEQLYKDRANWAEKIRIEAIGGENMEQDIQNVLSEIKTLAAKIPEAVRENDMPVRDTYYIAINLAGSRVVAYFNGARARFDNRDCIFKITPKGTTLLADNPLVNEFYALEKRYKELEIQRETITHNVEAALLKVRSVKRLLEEWPEAAELLPKSAAKAAPVPAVRREALNTLIGLPTEVVS; this comes from the coding sequence ATGACACAAAAAGTATTAACCAAAGATATAAAAAGCGAAATTGTTAAAAACGCACTGATTAAAGCGGGTATTTTCGAGAAAGACGAACAATTATATAAAGACCGCGCGAATTGGGCTGAGAAAATACGAATTGAAGCCATCGGTGGCGAAAACATGGAACAGGACATCCAAAATGTTTTATCCGAAATAAAAACGTTGGCGGCTAAAATTCCCGAAGCAGTGCGTGAAAATGATATGCCTGTTCGTGACACATATTATATAGCAATTAACTTGGCGGGCAGTCGTGTTGTTGCCTATTTTAACGGCGCACGTGCACGTTTCGATAATCGGGATTGCATATTCAAAATAACACCAAAGGGAACCACATTATTAGCCGATAATCCGCTGGTGAATGAATTCTATGCCCTCGAAAAACGGTACAAAGAATTAGAAATTCAACGCGAAACTATTACACATAATGTCGAAGCCGCGTTATTAAAAGTTCGCTCCGTAAAACGGTTATTGGAAGAATGGCCGGAGGCTGCCGAATTATTGCCTAAAAGCGCGGCGAAAGCCGCACCAGTTCCCGCCGTTCGCCGTGAAGCACTTAATACATTAATTGGATTACCGACCGAAGTAGTTAGTTGA
- a CDS encoding ANR family transcriptional regulator: MSFKYRDSPLYFRTAREAAQIERKGDYLRASKVWNKAARHSRNTVNIEWAEIRSDFCLKQIERDKYINEHSRKCNRKSLSQRN; this comes from the coding sequence ATGTCATTTAAATACCGAGACAGCCCGTTATATTTTCGCACTGCGCGCGAAGCTGCGCAAATTGAACGCAAGGGCGATTATTTACGGGCATCGAAAGTTTGGAATAAAGCCGCCCGACATTCACGTAATACCGTAAATATTGAATGGGCGGAAATACGTTCTGATTTTTGTTTAAAACAAATTGAACGGGATAAATATATCAATGAACATTCGAGAAAGTGTAATCGAAAATCACTTAGTCAAAGAAATTAA
- a CDS encoding VRR-NUC domain-containing protein: MNIRESVIENHLVKEIKKAGGIAYKFVSPGRRSVPDRICVLPGGRVVFVECKAPGEKPRPDQIREHERLRALGCEVVVLDNKNVEEIL, encoded by the coding sequence ATGAACATTCGAGAAAGTGTAATCGAAAATCACTTAGTCAAAGAAATTAAAAAAGCTGGGGGAATTGCCTACAAATTTGTTTCCCCCGGTCGCCGTTCTGTCCCTGACCGAATTTGTGTATTACCCGGTGGGCGCGTGGTTTTTGTTGAATGCAAAGCACCCGGTGAAAAACCCCGACCCGACCAAATACGCGAACATGAAAGGTTACGTGCATTAGGTTGCGAAGTCGTGGTTTTGGATAATAAGAATGTGGAAGAAATATTATGA
- a CDS encoding PerC family transcriptional regulator, with protein MTQEFSTLMKKASELEKKGLPRRAAEIYNKAFLAAKSNKDEKEALLGNKRCIRISAIKIPENML; from the coding sequence ATGACGCAAGAATTTAGTACATTAATGAAAAAAGCCTCTGAGCTAGAAAAAAAAGGCCTCCCACGTCGGGCAGCGGAAATATACAACAAAGCATTTTTAGCCGCGAAATCTAATAAAGATGAAAAAGAAGCGCTATTAGGTAATAAACGCTGCATTCGAATTTCTGCAATTAAAATACCCGAAAATATGTTGTGA